A genomic region of Pseudomonas migulae contains the following coding sequences:
- a CDS encoding proline--tRNA ligase — protein sequence MRTSQFLLATQKETPSDAVVISHQLMLRAGMIRKLASGLYTWLPMGLRVMRKVEAVVREEMNAAGSLEVLMPSTQPAELWQESGRWEEYGPELLRFKDRHGRDFCAGPTHEEVITDLMRNELSSYKQLPINLYQIQTKFRDEIRPRFGLMRGREFIMKDAYSFHADQPSLQVTYDRMHQAYCNVFTRLGLKFRPVEADNGSIGGAGSHEFHVLAESGEDDIVFSNGSDYAANIEKAEAVPRETSRAAPAEELRLVDTPETKTIAALVEKFNLPIEKTIKTLVVHAEEKGKLIALIIRGDHELNEIKAANQPGVASPLVMASESELRDAIGAGAGSLGPLNLPLPIIIDRSVELMSDFGIGANIDDKHYFGVNWERDLPVPTVADLRNVVAGDPSPDGKGTLEIKRGIEVGHIFQLGNKYSKAMKCEVLGENGKPVTLEMGCYGIGVSRVVAAAIEQNNDANGIIWSDTLAPFQVALVPLRYETEQVREATDKLYAELTAAGFEVLLDDRDKKTSPGIKFADMELIGIPHRIVVSDRGLAEGNLEYKSRTEPEAQALPVADVLSFLQARIRR from the coding sequence ATGCGCACCAGTCAATTTTTGCTCGCCACACAGAAAGAAACGCCTTCCGACGCGGTCGTGATCAGCCACCAGCTGATGCTGCGCGCCGGCATGATCCGCAAACTCGCCTCGGGCCTGTACACCTGGCTGCCGATGGGCTTGCGAGTGATGCGCAAGGTCGAAGCCGTCGTTCGTGAAGAAATGAACGCCGCGGGCTCTCTCGAAGTGTTGATGCCGAGTACTCAACCGGCTGAGCTGTGGCAGGAATCCGGTCGCTGGGAAGAATACGGCCCTGAATTGCTGCGCTTCAAGGATCGTCACGGTCGCGACTTCTGCGCCGGCCCGACCCACGAAGAAGTGATCACCGACCTGATGCGCAACGAATTGAGCAGCTACAAACAGTTGCCGATCAACCTGTATCAGATCCAGACCAAATTCCGTGACGAAATCCGCCCACGCTTCGGTTTGATGCGCGGCCGCGAATTCATCATGAAGGACGCCTATTCGTTCCACGCTGACCAGCCTTCGCTGCAGGTCACCTACGACCGCATGCACCAGGCGTACTGCAACGTGTTCACCCGCCTGGGCCTGAAATTCCGCCCGGTTGAAGCTGACAACGGCTCCATCGGCGGCGCCGGCTCCCACGAGTTCCACGTACTGGCCGAATCCGGCGAAGACGACATCGTCTTCAGCAACGGTTCCGACTACGCCGCGAACATCGAAAAGGCCGAAGCCGTACCGCGCGAAACCTCCCGCGCCGCACCGGCCGAAGAGCTGCGCCTGGTCGACACGCCAGAGACCAAAACCATCGCCGCGCTGGTGGAAAAATTCAATCTGCCGATTGAAAAGACCATCAAGACCCTGGTGGTGCACGCTGAAGAGAAAGGCAAGCTGATTGCCCTGATCATCCGTGGCGACCACGAGCTGAACGAAATCAAGGCCGCCAACCAGCCAGGCGTTGCCAGCCCGCTGGTCATGGCGTCCGAAAGCGAACTGCGTGACGCGATTGGCGCCGGCGCCGGTTCCCTCGGCCCGTTGAACCTGCCGCTGCCGATCATCATCGACCGTTCCGTCGAGCTGATGAGCGACTTCGGCATCGGTGCGAACATCGACGACAAGCACTACTTCGGCGTGAACTGGGAGCGTGATCTGCCGGTTCCGACCGTTGCCGACCTGCGTAACGTCGTGGCGGGCGACCCTAGCCCTGACGGCAAAGGCACCCTGGAAATCAAGCGCGGCATCGAAGTCGGGCACATTTTCCAGCTGGGCAACAAGTACAGCAAAGCGATGAAGTGCGAAGTGCTGGGCGAGAACGGCAAGCCGGTCACCCTGGAAATGGGTTGCTACGGCATCGGCGTTTCCCGCGTGGTCGCCGCTGCCATCGAGCAGAACAACGACGCCAACGGGATCATCTGGAGCGACACGCTCGCGCCGTTCCAGGTTGCCCTGGTACCGCTGCGCTACGAAACCGAGCAGGTTCGCGAAGCCACCGACAAGCTGTATGCAGAACTGACTGCGGCCGGCTTCGAAGTGCTGCTGGACGATCGCGACAAGAAAACCAGCCCGGGCATCAAGTTCGCGGACATGGAGCTGATCGGCATTCCTCACCGGATCGTGGTCAGCGACCGCGGCCTCGCCGAAGGCAACCTGGAATACAAGAGCCGTACCGAGCCCGAAGCGCAAGCGCTGCCGGTCGCTGACGTGCTGTCCTTCCTCCAGGCCCGTATCCGCCGCTGA
- a CDS encoding MGMT family protein — protein sequence MRTSSGSPDVTDPTTETESAAQIRRTALYLTLAQVPEGKVVSYGQLAELAGLGRAARWVGRTLSQLPGDTKLPWHRVLGAGGRISLPVGSPSGDEQRARLRSEGISVLNNRVDIQRHGWRPVEHSG from the coding sequence ATGCGAACCTCTTCAGGAAGCCCGGACGTGACCGACCCCACCACCGAAACGGAAAGTGCTGCGCAAATCCGACGCACGGCGCTCTATCTGACCCTGGCGCAGGTGCCGGAGGGCAAAGTCGTGAGTTATGGTCAGCTTGCCGAGCTGGCAGGACTCGGCCGCGCGGCGCGTTGGGTCGGTCGCACCCTGAGCCAGTTGCCCGGCGACACCAAATTGCCCTGGCACCGCGTGCTCGGCGCCGGCGGCCGGATCAGCCTGCCTGTGGGCAGCCCTTCGGGGGATGAGCAGCGCGCGCGATTACGCTCCGAAGGCATCAGTGTCCTGAACAATCGTGTTGATATTCAGCGCCATGGCTGGCGCCCGGTAGAGCACAGCGGTTAG
- a CDS encoding type II toxin-antitoxin system RelE family toxin — MVWGVTYHPDVQKDLDLLGAVAANRILDVIDERIINGEPDKSGKPLRASLAGCRRIRAGDTRIVYRVDGRAIQVLIVAVGARRDEEVYDAAERRV, encoded by the coding sequence ATGGTTTGGGGCGTTACCTATCACCCGGATGTCCAGAAGGATCTGGATCTGCTGGGCGCAGTTGCGGCGAATCGAATTCTTGATGTCATCGATGAGCGGATTATCAACGGCGAGCCGGATAAAAGCGGTAAACCCCTGAGGGCCAGCCTTGCGGGCTGTAGAAGAATTAGAGCCGGTGACACGCGGATTGTTTACCGAGTCGACGGAAGAGCGATCCAGGTATTGATCGTCGCGGTCGGAGCACGACGGGATGAAGAGGTTTATGACGCGGCGGAGCGTCGGGTCTAA
- a CDS encoding type II toxin-antitoxin system Phd/YefM family antitoxin — protein MTALLERADQAISVTAMVRGFSARLKEISSRATERLVIFKDNQPAAVIINVDAYQEMLDELDDLRIEVAARERLTGFDEAKAISHDAMRARYARKD, from the coding sequence ATGACGGCATTACTAGAACGTGCTGACCAGGCGATATCGGTGACTGCGATGGTCAGGGGTTTCAGCGCGAGGCTCAAGGAAATTTCCAGCCGTGCCACCGAGCGCCTGGTTATTTTCAAAGACAATCAACCGGCGGCGGTGATTATCAATGTCGATGCGTATCAGGAAATGCTCGACGAGCTGGACGACCTTCGGATTGAAGTAGCCGCTAGGGAACGACTGACCGGCTTTGATGAGGCCAAAGCAATCAGTCATGACGCTATGCGGGCACGGTACGCCAGGAAAGACTAA
- a CDS encoding virulence factor family protein: MIQRSLRYVLATLVVLALILGGGYWYLKRPAPEPTLERLTPADGAAMTRVIPGNTPRAQVLVAVNEDQKLSDKQLMTLSRSGSAQIVQVILPKECLLQSRALQAGLRELKGPATLVSGIGPGAVLAWRWLSEQKDEKAQAVSVDLALEKPGCTHLLPKSAAHGHWLVAWNDNPDDTSAGFVRDQPNAETSISDYDINLPQVLNNELRKLLVGGDKAAGGLQIPVVEVPAGQAKDTVTLFLSGDGGWRDLDRDVAGEMAKIGYPVVGIDTLRYYWQHKSPEQSALDLAELMQHYRQKWGTKRFILTGYSFGADVLPAIYNRLEASEQQRVDAIILLAFARTGSFEIEVEGWLGNAGKEAATGPEMAKLPPEKVVCIFGEEEIDESGCTDKTAVGEAIKLPGGHHFDENYPKLAQRLVDVIEKRQAKETAAQE; encoded by the coding sequence ATGATTCAACGCTCCTTGCGGTACGTACTGGCCACACTGGTAGTGCTGGCCCTGATTCTCGGTGGCGGTTACTGGTACCTCAAACGTCCGGCGCCAGAACCGACCCTCGAACGGCTGACTCCTGCCGACGGTGCCGCGATGACCCGCGTCATCCCCGGCAACACGCCACGCGCCCAGGTGCTGGTGGCGGTCAATGAAGACCAGAAACTCAGCGACAAACAATTGATGACCCTGAGCCGCAGCGGCTCGGCGCAGATCGTTCAGGTGATCCTGCCCAAGGAATGCCTGCTGCAAAGTCGCGCCCTGCAAGCGGGCCTGAGAGAACTCAAAGGCCCGGCGACCCTGGTCAGCGGCATCGGCCCTGGCGCTGTGCTGGCGTGGCGCTGGTTGTCCGAGCAGAAGGACGAAAAGGCCCAGGCCGTTTCGGTGGACCTGGCCCTGGAAAAACCCGGCTGCACCCACCTGCTGCCGAAAAGCGCCGCTCACGGTCACTGGCTGGTGGCGTGGAACGACAACCCGGACGACACCAGCGCCGGTTTCGTGCGCGACCAACCCAACGCCGAAACCAGCATCAGCGACTACGACATCAACCTGCCGCAAGTACTGAACAACGAACTGCGCAAGCTCCTCGTCGGTGGCGACAAAGCCGCTGGCGGCTTGCAAATTCCAGTGGTTGAAGTCCCGGCCGGACAGGCCAAGGACACCGTCACCCTGTTCCTCTCCGGCGACGGCGGCTGGCGCGACCTCGACCGCGACGTGGCCGGCGAGATGGCCAAGATCGGCTACCCGGTGGTCGGCATCGACACCCTGCGCTACTACTGGCAGCACAAGAGCCCGGAACAAAGCGCCCTGGACCTCGCCGAACTGATGCAGCACTACCGGCAGAAATGGGGCACCAAGCGCTTCATCCTGACCGGCTACTCGTTCGGTGCTGATGTGTTGCCGGCGATCTACAACCGCCTTGAAGCCTCGGAACAGCAGCGCGTCGACGCAATCATCCTGCTGGCCTTCGCCCGCACCGGCAGCTTCGAAATCGAAGTCGAAGGCTGGCTCGGCAACGCCGGCAAAGAAGCCGCCACCGGCCCGGAGATGGCCAAGCTGCCACCGGAAAAAGTGGTGTGCATCTTCGGTGAAGAAGAAATCGACGAAAGCGGCTGCACCGACAAGACCGCCGTGGGCGAAGCCATCAAACTGCCCGGCGGCCACCACTTCGACGAGAACTACCCAAAACTGGCGCAACGGTTGGTGGATGTGATCGAGAAGCGTCAGGCGAAGGAGACGGCGGCTCAGGAGTGA
- a CDS encoding DUF481 domain-containing protein, which produces MVSRTLLCLAVLSASTPLLADTVWLKNGDKLSGKITLFDGGKLLIQTEYAGAVPIDWKQVKTLESDQELLVKQDTYKGEKAKSLHAADDGKVTLENGDAPKTVELASIQQILKPKPVVEDLVWKGNIDAALDYQRAEKDTDDYDIDFKTTARHGRWRHIAEGEYNREFQDDVVTTDNWRGEYSLDRFLTEKWFWQGRAVYKRDKVEELSRQRTVGTGPGYQFWDDELGAFSLGSLINRTDYQFDDGRKENFYSLAMKWDYNRYLIGKKVEFFTNGEVGKPLSGVADYALDAEVGLRYKVTEWASLNLKAERDIISGTDDDADLDKTRYTAGFGVAW; this is translated from the coding sequence ATGGTGTCCAGAACCCTGCTGTGCCTCGCTGTCTTGAGTGCTTCCACGCCCTTGCTCGCCGATACCGTCTGGTTGAAGAACGGTGACAAGCTGAGCGGCAAGATCACGCTGTTCGACGGCGGCAAACTGTTGATTCAGACCGAGTACGCCGGCGCGGTGCCTATCGACTGGAAACAGGTGAAAACCCTGGAAAGCGATCAGGAGTTGCTGGTCAAGCAGGACACCTACAAAGGCGAGAAGGCCAAGTCGCTGCACGCGGCAGACGACGGCAAGGTGACGCTGGAAAACGGCGATGCGCCGAAGACGGTCGAGCTGGCGAGTATCCAGCAGATTCTCAAGCCCAAGCCGGTCGTCGAAGATCTGGTCTGGAAAGGCAATATCGATGCAGCGCTGGATTACCAGCGGGCGGAAAAAGACACCGACGATTACGACATCGACTTCAAGACCACTGCGCGTCATGGCAGATGGCGGCATATCGCGGAAGGCGAGTACAACCGAGAATTCCAGGATGACGTGGTCACCACGGACAACTGGCGGGGCGAATACTCGCTTGACCGCTTCCTGACCGAGAAGTGGTTCTGGCAGGGTCGCGCGGTATATAAGCGCGACAAGGTTGAAGAACTCTCCCGTCAGCGCACCGTCGGTACCGGTCCGGGTTACCAGTTCTGGGATGACGAGCTGGGCGCATTCTCGCTGGGCTCGCTGATCAACCGCACGGACTACCAGTTCGACGACGGCAGAAAGGAAAACTTCTATTCCCTGGCGATGAAGTGGGATTACAACCGCTACCTGATCGGCAAGAAGGTGGAGTTCTTCACCAATGGCGAAGTGGGCAAGCCGTTGTCGGGCGTGGCGGATTATGCGCTCGATGCGGAAGTGGGCTTGCGCTACAAAGTGACCGAGTGGGCGTCGCTTAACCTGAAGGCCGAACGAGACATCATCAGCGGTACTGATGACGATGCCGATCTGGACAAGACCCGCTACACCGCAGGATTCGGTGTGGCCTGGTAA
- a CDS encoding cold-shock protein, producing MSNRQTGTVKWFNDEKGFGFITPQSGDDLFVHFKAIQSDGFKSLKEGQQVSFIATRGQKGMQAEEVQVI from the coding sequence ATGTCTAATCGCCAAACTGGTACCGTTAAGTGGTTCAACGATGAAAAAGGCTTCGGCTTCATCACTCCACAATCCGGTGACGACCTGTTCGTTCACTTCAAAGCTATCCAATCCGACGGCTTCAAAAGCCTGAAAGAAGGCCAACAGGTTTCTTTCATCGCTACCCGCGGTCAGAAAGGCATGCAAGCTGAAGAAGTTCAAGTTATCTAA
- the dinB gene encoding DNA polymerase IV produces MTQRKIIHVDCDCFYAAIEMRDDPRLAGKPLAVGGSADRRGVIATCNYEARAYGVRSAMSSGHALKLCPDLTIVKPRMDAYREASKEIHTIFRDYTDLIEPLSLDEAYLDVSDSAQFGGSATRIAQDIRRRVSNQLHITVSAGVAPNKFLAKIASDWKKPNGLFVITPDQVEDFVSGLPVSKLHGVGKVTADKLGRLGIVDCSHLREWDKLALVREFGSFGERLWSLARGIDDRLVHNDSRRQSISVENTYDVDLPDLVSCLDKLPELLETLAGRMARIDDSYRPGKPFVKVKFHDFTQTTLEQAGAGRDLGSYQLLLTQAFNRGGKPVRLLGIGVRLEDLRGGFEQMELFER; encoded by the coding sequence ATGACTCAGCGAAAAATCATCCACGTCGATTGTGACTGCTTCTACGCCGCCATCGAGATGCGTGACGACCCGCGCCTGGCCGGAAAACCTCTGGCGGTGGGCGGGTCGGCGGATCGGCGCGGGGTGATTGCCACCTGCAACTATGAAGCGCGGGCGTATGGCGTGCGTTCGGCGATGTCTTCCGGGCACGCCTTGAAGTTGTGCCCGGACCTGACCATCGTCAAGCCGCGCATGGACGCCTATCGCGAAGCCTCGAAGGAAATTCATACGATCTTTCGCGATTACACCGACCTGATCGAACCGCTCTCCCTCGATGAGGCCTACCTGGATGTGTCGGACAGCGCGCAGTTCGGCGGCAGCGCCACGCGGATTGCCCAGGACATTCGCCGGCGGGTGTCCAATCAGTTGCATATCACGGTCTCGGCCGGCGTGGCGCCGAACAAGTTTCTGGCCAAGATTGCCAGCGACTGGAAGAAACCCAATGGGTTGTTCGTCATTACACCGGACCAGGTCGAGGACTTTGTCAGTGGTTTGCCCGTGAGCAAGCTGCACGGCGTGGGCAAAGTGACCGCCGACAAACTGGGCCGGCTCGGCATCGTCGATTGCTCGCATTTGCGCGAATGGGACAAGTTGGCGCTGGTGCGTGAATTCGGCAGCTTTGGCGAACGACTGTGGAGTCTGGCCCGTGGGATCGATGACCGGTTGGTGCACAACGACAGTCGACGGCAATCGATCAGTGTCGAGAACACCTATGACGTGGACCTGCCGGATCTGGTGAGCTGCCTGGATAAATTACCGGAGTTGCTGGAAACCCTGGCAGGCCGGATGGCGCGAATCGACGACAGTTATCGGCCGGGCAAACCGTTCGTCAAAGTGAAATTCCATGACTTTACCCAGACGACGCTGGAACAGGCCGGGGCAGGGCGGGATCTGGGGAGTTATCAGTTGTTGCTGACCCAGGCGTTCAATCGCGGTGGCAAGCCGGTGCGGTTGTTGGGGATTGGGGTCAGGCTGGAGGATTTGCGCGGCGGGTTTGAGCAGATGGAGTTGTTTGAGCGGTAG
- the mprF gene encoding bifunctional lysylphosphatidylglycerol flippase/synthetase MprF, with product MRANSSDPQDTVTATQPIKPERLRLLDQVSKYRQPIGLAVTLLLFAIALIACRHLLSELDLYALHDSILEVPKPALLGALAATVVGFIILLGYEWSASRYAGVTLAPRILALGGFTAFAIGNAIGLSMLSGGSVRYRLYARHGLGASEVAHMTLFASLSLGCALPPLAALATLSNLPAASAALGLSEMLLGAIAAAVLLLFTVLAVGIYRRRLQEQPYADNLLVKVGRRTLRLPGRRLTFLQLIITALDVAAAATVLYLLLPEAPPFGAFLLVYLLALAAGVLSHVPGGVGVFEAILLAAFADKLGAAPLAAALLLYRLIYVVLPLLVACLLLLINEGQRLFQTRQSLRAASGLAAPILAVLVFLSGVVLLFSGVTPEIDTRLEHIGFLIPHRLVDASHFGASLVGVLCLLLAQGLRRRLSAAWMLTTILLLVGAVLSLLKGFDWEEACLMTLTASLLGVFRRSFYRPSRLTELPFSPLYLVSSLCVLGASIWLLLFAYQDVPYSHQLWWQFTLDADAPRGLRSLLGAAVLLVVVSLTWLLRTARPVIHLPTPDELDRAVKILMASAQPDGGLALTGDKALLFHPNDEAFLMYARRGRSLVALYDPIGPTQQRAEMIWQFRDLCDIHHARPVFYQVRAENLPYYMDIGLTAIKLGEEARVDLQRFDLEAKGKEMKDLRYTWNRGTRDGLSLEIHEPGHAPMDELKVISDAWLTGKNVREKGFSLGRFSDDYLKHFRVAVIRFEGRPVAFANLLETYGHDLASLDLMRAHPDAPKLTMEFMMVGLIQHYKNHGYARFSLGMVPLSGLQPRRGAPLTQRLGSMVFRRGEQLYNFQGLRRFKDKFQPDWEPRYMAVPAGLDPLVALADTAALIAGGLTGLVKR from the coding sequence ATGCGCGCCAACTCGTCTGATCCACAAGACACCGTCACAGCGACACAACCCATCAAGCCCGAGCGTTTGCGCTTGCTTGATCAGGTCAGCAAGTATCGCCAGCCCATCGGTCTGGCGGTCACCCTGCTGTTGTTCGCGATCGCGCTGATTGCCTGTCGCCATTTGTTGAGCGAACTCGATCTGTACGCTCTGCACGATTCGATTCTTGAAGTACCGAAACCGGCACTGCTGGGCGCCCTGGCGGCGACTGTCGTCGGCTTCATCATATTGCTCGGCTATGAATGGTCGGCCAGTCGCTATGCCGGGGTAACGCTGGCACCGCGAATCCTCGCCCTGGGCGGGTTCACCGCATTTGCCATCGGCAATGCCATCGGTCTGTCGATGCTCTCGGGGGGCTCGGTTCGCTATCGTTTATATGCACGTCATGGTCTGGGGGCTTCCGAAGTCGCTCACATGACGCTGTTCGCCAGTCTTTCGCTCGGCTGCGCCCTGCCCCCGCTGGCCGCCCTTGCCACACTGAGCAACCTGCCGGCCGCTTCCGCTGCCCTAGGTCTCTCCGAGATGTTGCTGGGTGCGATCGCTGCCGCCGTGCTGCTGCTGTTTACCGTGCTGGCGGTCGGCATCTATCGTCGTCGCCTGCAGGAACAGCCTTATGCGGACAACCTGCTGGTCAAGGTCGGTCGTCGCACCTTGCGCCTTCCGGGCCGCCGCCTGACGTTCCTGCAACTGATCATTACCGCCCTGGACGTCGCCGCCGCCGCGACCGTGCTTTATCTGTTGCTGCCGGAAGCGCCGCCCTTCGGTGCATTCCTGCTGGTATACCTGCTGGCGCTGGCCGCCGGCGTGCTCAGCCATGTTCCCGGCGGTGTCGGGGTGTTCGAAGCAATTCTGCTGGCCGCCTTCGCCGACAAATTGGGCGCCGCACCGCTGGCGGCTGCCCTGCTCCTCTATCGCCTGATCTATGTGGTGCTGCCGCTGCTGGTGGCCTGTCTGCTACTGCTGATCAATGAAGGCCAGCGCCTGTTTCAGACGCGTCAGTCTTTGCGCGCAGCGTCCGGTCTGGCGGCGCCGATTCTGGCGGTGCTGGTGTTCCTGTCCGGCGTGGTGTTGCTGTTCTCCGGCGTGACCCCGGAAATCGATACGCGCCTGGAACACATCGGCTTTCTGATCCCTCATCGGCTGGTCGACGCTTCGCACTTCGGCGCCAGCCTGGTCGGCGTGCTTTGCCTGCTGCTGGCTCAAGGCCTGCGCCGACGCCTGTCGGCTGCGTGGATGCTGACCACCATTCTGTTGCTGGTGGGCGCGGTGCTCTCGCTGCTCAAGGGCTTCGACTGGGAAGAAGCCTGCCTGATGACTTTGACCGCAAGCCTGCTGGGGGTTTTCCGGCGCTCGTTCTATCGCCCGAGCCGATTGACCGAACTGCCGTTTTCGCCGCTGTATCTGGTGTCGAGCCTGTGCGTGCTCGGCGCATCGATCTGGCTGCTGCTGTTCGCTTATCAGGACGTTCCGTACAGCCATCAACTCTGGTGGCAGTTCACCCTCGACGCCGATGCCCCGCGTGGCTTGCGCTCGCTGCTGGGCGCCGCCGTGCTGCTGGTGGTGGTGTCCCTGACCTGGCTGCTGCGCACTGCGCGCCCGGTGATCCACCTGCCGACGCCGGATGAGCTGGACCGCGCGGTAAAAATCCTGATGGCCTCTGCACAACCGGATGGCGGCCTGGCCCTGACCGGTGACAAGGCGCTGCTGTTTCACCCTAACGACGAGGCGTTCCTGATGTACGCCCGCCGTGGGCGCAGCCTCGTGGCCCTGTACGACCCGATCGGCCCGACCCAGCAACGGGCGGAAATGATCTGGCAGTTCCGCGACCTCTGTGACATCCATCACGCCCGGCCTGTGTTCTATCAAGTCCGCGCGGAAAACCTGCCGTACTACATGGACATCGGCCTGACCGCGATCAAGCTCGGCGAAGAGGCCCGGGTCGATCTGCAGCGCTTTGATCTCGAAGCCAAGGGCAAAGAGATGAAAGACCTGCGCTACACCTGGAACCGTGGCACCCGCGATGGCCTGTCGCTGGAGATCCATGAGCCGGGACACGCGCCGATGGATGAGCTCAAGGTGATTTCCGATGCCTGGCTGACCGGCAAGAACGTGCGCGAGAAAGGCTTCTCCCTAGGCCGTTTCAGCGATGATTACCTCAAGCATTTTCGCGTCGCGGTGATTCGTTTCGAAGGGCGCCCGGTAGCCTTCGCCAATTTGCTCGAGACTTACGGCCATGACCTGGCCAGCCTCGACCTGATGCGCGCACACCCGGATGCGCCCAAGCTGACCATGGAGTTCATGATGGTCGGCCTGATTCAACATTATAAAAATCATGGATACGCGCGTTTCAGCCTGGGCATGGTGCCGCTGTCGGGGTTGCAACCCCGTCGTGGCGCGCCGCTGACCCAGCGCCTGGGCTCGATGGTATTCCGCCGTGGTGAGCAGCTGTACAACTTCCAAGGTTTGCGCCGCTTCAAAGACAAGTTCCAGCCTGACTGGGAACCCCGTTATATGGCCGTGCCCGCCGGACTTGATCCGCTGGTTGCCCTGGCCGACACTGCTGCCCTGATTGCGGGCGGCTTGACTGGATTGGTGAAACGCTGA
- a CDS encoding AmpG family muropeptide MFS transporter — protein MPRKTWRAALAAYASPSTLVLLLLGFAAGLPYMLVFSTLSVWLREAGVARETIGYASLIGLAYAFKWVWSPLLDQWRLPFLGKLGRRRSWLVLSQALVILGLIGMGFCDPQKHLSWLIAIAVVVAFASATQDIAVDAYRLEIADDTRQAALAASYMSGYRIAALLATAGALFFAEGFGSTGFNYKHSAWAGTYLLFGVLMIPALLTSFFMREPPVPLRTQLQAGRYSFVHQLASVFVLIVLLVSVPAMFTQLYNTDFASVLFEGTSLLDLLLEDRAFLRAILYTTLTALCLSAMGRRGLAPVLTPINDFILRYRWQALLLLGLIATYRMSDTVMGVMANVFYIDQGFTKDQIASVSKIFGLIMTLVGAGMGGLLIVRFGILPILFIGGVASAGTNLLFLMLADMGANLNMLILTISLDNFSSGLATSAFVAYLSSLTNLKFSATQYALLSSIMLLLPRLIGGYSGVMVEKFGYHNFFLITALLGVPTLLLIALHWFQENRREGPTPTPEPVPSQVAEES, from the coding sequence ATGCCCCGTAAAACCTGGCGCGCCGCGCTCGCCGCCTATGCCAGCCCTTCAACACTTGTGCTGTTGTTGCTTGGTTTCGCCGCCGGCCTGCCCTACATGCTGGTGTTTTCGACACTTTCGGTCTGGTTGCGTGAAGCCGGTGTGGCTCGCGAAACCATCGGCTATGCAAGCCTGATCGGCCTGGCCTACGCCTTTAAATGGGTCTGGTCGCCGCTGCTCGACCAATGGCGCCTGCCATTCCTCGGCAAGCTCGGGCGCCGACGCTCGTGGCTGGTGCTTTCCCAGGCACTGGTAATCCTCGGCCTGATCGGGATGGGCTTCTGCGACCCGCAAAAACACCTGTCCTGGCTGATCGCCATCGCCGTCGTCGTGGCCTTCGCCTCGGCGACGCAGGACATCGCGGTCGACGCCTACCGCCTGGAAATCGCCGACGACACCCGCCAGGCCGCTCTCGCCGCCAGTTACATGTCCGGCTACCGGATCGCAGCGCTGCTGGCCACTGCCGGCGCCCTGTTCTTCGCTGAAGGTTTCGGCTCCACCGGGTTCAACTACAAGCATTCGGCCTGGGCCGGCACTTACCTGCTGTTCGGCGTCCTGATGATTCCGGCGTTGCTGACCTCGTTTTTCATGCGTGAACCGCCGGTACCATTGCGCACGCAACTGCAGGCCGGGCGCTACAGTTTTGTGCATCAACTGGCCTCGGTGTTCGTGCTGATCGTGTTGCTGGTGTCCGTGCCGGCCATGTTTACCCAGCTCTACAACACCGACTTCGCCAGCGTGCTGTTCGAAGGCACGAGTCTGCTCGACCTGCTGCTCGAAGACCGCGCGTTCCTGCGGGCGATTCTATACACCACGCTCACCGCGTTGTGCCTGTCGGCCATGGGCCGCCGCGGCCTCGCGCCAGTGCTGACCCCGATCAACGACTTCATTCTGCGTTACCGCTGGCAGGCGCTATTGCTGCTCGGACTGATCGCCACGTATCGGATGTCGGATACGGTGATGGGCGTGATGGCCAACGTGTTCTATATCGACCAGGGCTTCACCAAGGATCAGATTGCCAGCGTCAGCAAAATTTTCGGCCTGATCATGACCCTGGTCGGCGCCGGCATGGGCGGACTGCTGATCGTGCGTTTCGGCATCCTGCCGATCCTGTTCATCGGCGGCGTGGCGTCAGCGGGTACTAACCTGCTGTTCCTGATGCTCGCCGACATGGGCGCCAACCTGAACATGCTGATCCTGACCATTTCCCTGGACAACTTCAGCTCCGGCCTGGCGACCTCGGCGTTCGTCGCCTATCTGTCGAGCCTGACCAACCTCAAGTTCTCGGCCACCCAATACGCCCTGCTCAGCTCGATCATGCTTCTGCTGCCACGTCTGATCGGCGGCTATTCCGGGGTCATGGTGGAAAAGTTCGGCTATCACAATTTCTTCTTGATCACCGCGCTGCTGGGTGTTCCGACGCTGCTGTTGATCGCTTTGCACTGGTTCCAGGAGAACCGCCGCGAAGGCCCGACACCGACACCAGAACCGGTTCCGAGCCAGGTCGCGGAAGAATCGTAG